From the genome of Microcoleus sp. bin38.metabat.b11b12b14.051:
TCGGGGACGCAAGCTTGCAAAGCTTTGCGAGAAGAAGGTTATGAAGTGGTGCTGGTGAATTCCAACCCTGCAACGATTATGACCGATCCGGAAACGGCCGATCGCATTTACATCGAACCTCTAACACCGGCCATCCTCGAACAAATCATCGCTAAAGAAAGACCTCAAGCAATTTTACCGACAATGGGCGGTCAAACGGCGCTCAATTTAGCCGTTGCCGTTGCTAAAAATGGCGTATTGGAAAAGTACAATGTAGAGTTGATTGGCGCTAAATTGCCTGCTATTGAAATGGCAGAAGACAGGCTGTTATTTAAGGAAGCAATGGCACGAATTGGCGTTGCCGTTTGTCCTTCGGGAATTGCTAACAATCTCGACGAAGCCAAAGCAATCGGCCATCAAATCGGCACTTATCCGTTAATTATCCGTCCGGCTTTTACAATGGGCGGCACGGGAGGCGGCATTTCTTACAATCAAGAAGAATTTGAAGAAATGGCCCAAGGTGGCGTTGATGCTAGTCCGGTATCGCAAATTTTGATCGAACAATCTTTGATCGGTTGGAAAGAGTACGAACTGGAAGTGATGCGAGATTTGGCAGATAATGTAGTGATTATTTGTTCGATCGAGAATCTCGACCCCATGGGCGTCCACACCGGCGATTCGATCACCGTCGCCCCAGCGCAAACCCTCACAGACAAAGAATATCAGCGCCTGCGGGATGCTTCGGTGAAAATTATCCGCGAAATCGGAGTAGAAACCGGCGGTTCTAACATTCAATTTGCCGTCAATCCAGTCAACGGCGATTTCATTGTGATTGAAATGAATCCCCGGGTTTCTCGTTCCTCCGCCTTGGCCTCGAAAGCAACAGGTTTCCCGATCGCCAAAATGGCGGCAAAATTAGCGGTAGGTTACTCTCTAGACGAAATTTCCAACGATATTACCAAGAAAACTCCCGCGTCTTTTGAACCGACAATTGACTACGTAGTGACGAAGATTCCCCGATTTGCTTTTGAAAAGTTCCCCGGTTCCGAACCGACTCTAACGACGCAAATGAAGTCAGTAGGAGAGGTAATGGCGATCGGGCGCAGCTTCAACGAATCTTTCCAAAAAGCGCTGCGGGGATTGGAAACCGGCCGCGCGGGTTTCGGGTGCGACAAACCGGAAAAGTTGCCTAGTTTGGAACAAATTCGCGCCGGATTGCGTACACCAAATCCCGATCGCATTTTTACAGTGCGCCACGCGATGATGATGGGAATGTCGGTAGAAGACATCTTCGAGCTTACAGCAATTGACCCCTGGTTTTTGGATAAAATGCAGGAATTGCTCGAAGCCGAGAAGTTCTTGAAACGAACTGCGCTCAACCAGTTGACAAAAGACACAATGTTTGAAATAAAGCAGTTGGGATTTAGCGATCGCCAAATTGCTTACGCTACCAAAACATCGGAAGATGAAGTCCGCGCTTACCGCAAAGAATTAGGCGTAGTCCCGATTTACAAAACAGTCGATACCTGTGCCGCCGAGTTTGAAGCGTTTACACCTTATTACTATTCCACCTACGAACTGGGGGCGGCAATTTCGGAATTGGGCGATGAAGAAAAGAAGATTTCGCCTGTGGCTCACAGTCTGGCGCCGGAGTCGGAAGTTTTGCCTTCTACCAAGCGCAAAGTGATGATTTTAGGCGGCGGGCCGAACCGGATCGGACAGGGGATTGAGTTTGATTATTGTTGCTGTCACGCTTCTTATTCCCTAGGGGAAGATGGGTTTGAGACAATTATGGTCAACTCGAATCCGGAGACGGTTTCGACAGATTACGATACGAGCGATCGCCTGTATTTTGAACCGCTAACCAAAGAAGATGTTCTCAACATCATCGAGGCGGAAAATCCCGAAGGAGTAATCATTCAATTCGGCGGACAAACACCGCTCAAATTAGCAGTTCCTTTGCAAAAAGCCCTCGAAAATCATTCGGAAGTACAAACAAAAATCTGGGGAACTTCGCCGGATTCCATTGATGCTGCTGAAGACAGAGAGCGATTTGAAAAGATTCTGCGGGAGTTGGATATTCAGCAAGCTGCTAACGGTTTGGCGCGCAGTTTTGAGGATGCTTTGATAGTAGCTGGGCGGATCGGTTATCCGGTGGTGGTGCGGCCGAGTTACGTGTTGGGCGGGCGAGGGATGGAAATTGTTTATTCCGATGCAGAATTGGAACGTTACATGACTTATGCGGTGCTGGTAGAACCGGATCACCCGATTTTAATAGACAAGTTCCTGGAAAATGCGATCGAGGTTGATGTAGATGCGATCGCCGATGCAACTGGTAATGTCACCATCGGTGGTATTAT
Proteins encoded in this window:
- the carB gene encoding carbamoyl-phosphate synthase large subunit, whose translation is MPRRQDLKKILLIGSGPIVIGQACEFDYSGTQACKALREEGYEVVLVNSNPATIMTDPETADRIYIEPLTPAILEQIIAKERPQAILPTMGGQTALNLAVAVAKNGVLEKYNVELIGAKLPAIEMAEDRLLFKEAMARIGVAVCPSGIANNLDEAKAIGHQIGTYPLIIRPAFTMGGTGGGISYNQEEFEEMAQGGVDASPVSQILIEQSLIGWKEYELEVMRDLADNVVIICSIENLDPMGVHTGDSITVAPAQTLTDKEYQRLRDASVKIIREIGVETGGSNIQFAVNPVNGDFIVIEMNPRVSRSSALASKATGFPIAKMAAKLAVGYSLDEISNDITKKTPASFEPTIDYVVTKIPRFAFEKFPGSEPTLTTQMKSVGEVMAIGRSFNESFQKALRGLETGRAGFGCDKPEKLPSLEQIRAGLRTPNPDRIFTVRHAMMMGMSVEDIFELTAIDPWFLDKMQELLEAEKFLKRTALNQLTKDTMFEIKQLGFSDRQIAYATKTSEDEVRAYRKELGVVPIYKTVDTCAAEFEAFTPYYYSTYELGAAISELGDEEKKISPVAHSLAPESEVLPSTKRKVMILGGGPNRIGQGIEFDYCCCHASYSLGEDGFETIMVNSNPETVSTDYDTSDRLYFEPLTKEDVLNIIEAENPEGVIIQFGGQTPLKLAVPLQKALENHSEVQTKIWGTSPDSIDAAEDRERFEKILRELDIQQAANGLARSFEDALIVAGRIGYPVVVRPSYVLGGRGMEIVYSDAELERYMTYAVLVEPDHPILIDKFLENAIEVDVDAIADATGNVTIGGIMEHIEEAGIHSGDSACSIPYQTLSDAALVTIRRQTIELAKALKVIGLMNIQFAVQGEEVFILEANPRASRTVPFVSKAIGVPLAKMASRVMSGQTLEALGFTKEIVPIHVSVKEAVLPFAKFPGTDTLLGPEMRSTGEVMGIDTDFGKAFAKAQLGAGQVMPQSGTVLVSMRDRDKLAVVPVIKEFLELGFKIVATHGTRKVLREQGLDVDLELKLHEGRPNLLDSIKNEKIQLIITTPSGEESRADGIFIRRTALTYKIPIITTIAGAKATAAGIRSLKSHPMEVKAIQDYYPQM